In one window of Gorilla gorilla gorilla isolate KB3781 chromosome 2, NHGRI_mGorGor1-v2.1_pri, whole genome shotgun sequence DNA:
- the LOC101137069 gene encoding transcription initiation factor TFIID subunit 13, with amino-acid sequence MADEEEDPTFEEENEEIGGGAEGGQGKRKRLFSKELRCMMYGFGDDQNPYTESVDILEDLVIEFITEMTHKAMSIGRQGRVQVEDIVFLIRKDPRKFARVKDLLTMNEELKRARKAFDEANYGS; translated from the coding sequence ATGGCAGATGAGGAAGAAGATCCCACGtttgaggaagaaaatgaagaaattggaGGAGGTGCAGAAGGTGGACAGGGTAAAAGAAAGAGACTTTTTTCTAAAGAATTGCGATGTATGATGTATGGCTTTGGGGATGACCAGAATCCTTATACTGAGTCAGTGGATATTCTTGAAGATCTTGTCATAGAGTTTATCACTGAAATGACTCACAAGGCAATGTCAATTGGAAGACAAGGTCGAGTACAAGTTGAAGATATCGTCTTCTTGATTCGAAAGGACCCAAGGAAGTTTGCCAGGGTTAAAGACTTGCTTACTATGAATGAAGAATTGAAACGAGCtagaaaagcatttgatgaagCAAATTATGGATCTTGA